One genomic segment of Impatiens glandulifera chromosome 6, dImpGla2.1, whole genome shotgun sequence includes these proteins:
- the LOC124941529 gene encoding basic salivary proline-rich protein 1-like, translating into MAQKLSMVIILMVLASCLLHAIDAARVLDRHHHDHHPRRGIFNRGIVIVKSVSKFSGPSPPGQGHERASDFSMKDSGPSPPGQGHERASDFSMKHSGPSPPGQGHERASDFSMKHSGPSPPGQGHERASDFSMKHSGPSPPGQGHECASDFSMKDSGPSPPGQGHERASDFSMKDSGPSPPGQGHERVIDFSMKDSGPSPPGQGHERASDFSMKHSGPSPPGQGHERANDFSMKHSGPSPPGQGHERASDFSFKHSGSSPPDQGHERANDFSMKDSGPSPPGQGHESVSDFSMKDSGPSPPGQGHERAIDFSMKDSGPSPPGQGH; encoded by the coding sequence atggCTCAAAAACTGTCAATGGTCATCATTTTAATGGTGTTGGCCTCGTGTCTGCTTCATGCAATAGATGCAGCCCGAGTCCTTGATCGTCATCATCATGATCACCATCCACGTCGTGGAATATTCAACCGAGGGATTGTCATTGTCAAATCAGTGAGCAAGTTTTCTGGGCCTAGCCCCCCGGGTCAAGGACATGAGCGCGCGAGCGACTTTTCTATGAAGGATTCTGGGCCAAGTCCTCCGGGTCAAGGACATGAGCGCGCGAGCGACTTTTCTATGAAGCATTCTGGGCCAAGCCCCCCGGGTCAAGGACATGAGCGCGCGAGCGACTTTTCTATGAAGCATTCTGGGCCAAGCCCACCGGGTCAAGGACATGAGCGCGCGAGCGACTTTTCTATGAAGCATTCAGGGCCAAGCCCACCGGGTCAAGGACATGAGTGCGCGAGCGACTTTTCTATGAAGGATTCAGGGCCAAGCCCACCGGGTCAAGGACATGAGCGCGCGAGCGACTTTTCCATGAAGGATTCTGGGCCAAGCCCACCGGGTCAAGGACATGAGCGCGTGATCGACTTTTCCATGAAGGATTCTGGGCCAAGCCCACCGGGTCAAGGACATGAGCGCGCGAGCGACTTTTCTATGAAGCATTCCGGGCCAAGCCCCCCGGGTCAAGGACATGAACGCGCGAACGACTTTTCTATGAAGCATTCTGGGCCAAGCCCCCCGGGTCAAGGACATGAGCGCGCGAGCGACTTTTCTTTTAAGCATTCCGGGTCAAGTCCCCCGGATCAAGGACATGAGCGCGCGAATGACTTTTCTATGAAGGATTCCGGGCCAAGCCCCCCAGGTCAAGGACATGAGAGTGTGAGTGACTTTTCTATGAAGGATTCTGGGCCAAGCCCCCCGGGTCAAGGGCATGAGCGCGCCATCGACTTTTCTATGAAGGATTCCGGGCCAAGCCCCCCAGGTCAAGGACATTAG